One region of Oxalobacteraceae bacterium OTU3CAMAD1 genomic DNA includes:
- a CDS encoding response regulator, producing the protein MNDMTDLGEQLDLKILLATLMALKKGDFSARMPSDWTGMSGKIADTLNEIIETKEKMVHVVTDVSRVVGREGRLTQRAQVPNMAGGWATIISAVNALIDDLVRPTTEMARVIGAVAKGDLSQTMALEVDGHPLKGQYLRAATTANTMVEQLSSFSSEVTRVAREVGTEGKLGGQAQVKGVAGTWKDLTDSVNSMAGNLTSQVRNIAEVTTAVANGDLSKKITVDVRGEILQLKDTINVMVDQLRSFASEVTRVAREVGTEGKLGGQAYVPGVGGTWKDLTDNVNFMASNLTGQVRNIAAVTTAVANGDLSKKITVDVKGEILELKNTINVMVDQLSSFASEVTRVAREVGTEGKLGGQAQVKGVAGTWKDLTDSVNSMAGNLTGQVRNIADVTTAVANGDLSKKITVDVKGEILELKNTINVMVDQLNSFASEVTRVAREVGTEGKLGGQANVPGVAGTWKDLTDGVNSMAGNLTGQVRNIADVTTAVANGDLSKKITVDVKGEILELKNTINVMVDQLSSFASEVTRVAREVGTEGKLGGQAYVPGVGGTWKDLTDNVNFMASNLTGQVRNIAAVTTAVARGDLSKKITVDVKGEILELKDTINVMVDQLSSFASEVTRVAREVGTEGKLGGQANVSGVAGTWKDLTENVNQLAANLTNQVRAIAEVATAVTRGDLSRSIQVEARGEVSYLKDNINEMIRNLKDTTLKNAQQDWLKTNLARFTRLLQGQRDLQAVTKLILSELAPLVSAHHGVFYMMDSQESDARLRMIASYGYRSSRKLPTSFLPGEGLVGQCALEKVRIWLTDVPRDYIVVSSGLGAAPPTNIVVLPILFEQQVKAVIEIASLDRFTETHLSFLDQLMESIGVVLNTIEANSRTESLLTQSQSLAQELQQTNQELAEKARLLSEQNIEVERKNREVEQAKLALEEKATQLALSSKYKSEFLANMSHELRTPLNSLLILAQQLGDNPDGNLSGKQVEFAKTIHGSGSDLLTLINDILDLSKIESGTVTLDVSEYRFQNLRNYVDRTFRHMAEAKHLGFSVDLRENLPTAMMTDTTRLQQVLKNLLSNAFKFTTHGQVSLVISLVNSGFSNDHPNLIHADAVLAFAVSDTGVGIAADKLQLIFEAFQQADGSTARKYGGTGLGLSISRELARLLGGEIRVESVVGNGSTFTLFLPYNRAGFINYDMGRQPQVRLPMPAMPAPNIVYSAPHYSELSMPEHDSAAAAASELDADISEYSTSDDRGLVAPGDPSVLIIEDDERFAKIVLGFAREKNFKGVVTMQGDSALSLARDYLPSAILLDLDLPDIDGFTVLDRLKRDPSTRHIPVHVMSSLRERERALRLGAISYLNKPVSKATLQEEFARIQKFLLGGKRSLLVVDDEPAQRDSIVALIGDADLHIVAVDTGKAALEALREQRFDCMVLDLTLPDISGFDLLDIIGKDESLRDLPIVINTAKDLNRKEVAKLKRYAKTIVIKDARSPERLLDETALFLHRSQASLPEAQRRMLEEIHAADGGLAGRKVLIVDDDLRNIFALSSLLERQQMQVSFAENGRDGIEVLEKDPTIEIVLMDIMMPEMDGYDTMRAIRRIPKFKSLPIITLTAKAMKGDRDKCIAAGASDYITKPVDVAQLLSLMRVWLH; encoded by the coding sequence ATGAATGACATGACCGACCTGGGCGAGCAGCTGGATCTGAAGATCCTGCTGGCGACGCTGATGGCCCTGAAAAAAGGTGACTTCTCCGCCCGCATGCCCTCCGACTGGACCGGCATGTCCGGCAAAATAGCGGATACGCTGAACGAAATCATCGAGACCAAGGAAAAGATGGTCCACGTCGTCACGGACGTGAGCCGCGTGGTCGGCCGCGAAGGCCGTTTGACGCAGCGCGCGCAGGTGCCCAACATGGCCGGCGGCTGGGCCACCATCATCAGCGCCGTCAATGCGCTGATCGACGACTTGGTGCGCCCGACCACGGAAATGGCGCGCGTCATCGGCGCCGTCGCCAAGGGCGACCTGTCGCAGACCATGGCGCTGGAGGTCGACGGCCATCCACTCAAGGGGCAGTACCTGCGCGCGGCCACCACCGCCAACACGATGGTGGAACAGCTGTCGTCGTTCTCCTCCGAGGTCACGCGCGTGGCGCGCGAGGTCGGCACCGAGGGCAAACTGGGCGGCCAGGCGCAGGTCAAAGGCGTTGCCGGCACCTGGAAGGACTTGACGGACTCGGTCAACTCGATGGCGGGTAACCTCACCTCGCAGGTGCGTAACATCGCCGAGGTGACCACCGCCGTGGCCAACGGCGACTTGTCCAAGAAGATCACGGTTGACGTGCGCGGCGAGATTCTGCAACTGAAGGACACCATCAACGTCATGGTGGACCAGCTGCGCTCCTTCGCGTCGGAAGTGACGCGGGTGGCGCGCGAGGTCGGCACCGAGGGTAAGCTGGGCGGCCAGGCCTACGTGCCGGGCGTCGGCGGCACCTGGAAGGACTTGACCGACAACGTCAACTTCATGGCGTCCAACCTGACTGGCCAGGTGCGTAACATCGCGGCGGTGACGACGGCGGTGGCCAACGGCGACTTGTCCAAGAAGATCACGGTGGACGTCAAGGGCGAGATCCTGGAACTGAAAAACACCATCAACGTGATGGTGGACCAATTATCCTCGTTCGCGTCGGAGGTCACGCGGGTGGCGCGGGAGGTCGGCACCGAGGGCAAGCTGGGCGGACAGGCGCAGGTAAAAGGCGTGGCCGGCACCTGGAAGGATTTGACCGACTCGGTCAACTCGATGGCGGGTAACTTGACGGGCCAGGTGCGTAACATCGCCGACGTGACCACCGCCGTGGCCAACGGCGACTTGTCGAAGAAAATCACGGTCGACGTCAAGGGCGAGATCCTGGAACTGAAAAACACCATCAACGTGATGGTCGACCAATTGAACTCCTTCGCCTCGGAGGTGACCCGGGTGGCGCGCGAGGTCGGCACCGAGGGTAAGCTGGGCGGACAGGCCAACGTGCCCGGCGTCGCCGGCACGTGGAAGGACTTGACCGACGGCGTGAACTCGATGGCGGGTAACCTTACGGGCCAGGTGCGTAACATCGCCGACGTGACCACCGCCGTGGCCAACGGCGACCTGTCGAAAAAAATCACGGTGGACGTCAAGGGCGAGATCCTGGAACTGAAAAACACCATCAACGTGATGGTGGACCAACTGTCCTCGTTCGCGTCCGAAGTGACGCGGGTTGCGCGCGAGGTCGGCACCGAGGGTAAGCTGGGCGGCCAGGCCTACGTGCCCGGCGTCGGCGGCACCTGGAAGGACTTGACCGACAACGTCAACTTCATGGCGTCGAACCTGACGGGCCAGGTGCGTAACATCGCTGCGGTGACCACCGCCGTGGCGCGCGGCGACCTGTCGAAGAAAATCACGGTGGACGTCAAGGGCGAGATCCTGGAGCTGAAAGACACCATCAACGTCATGGTGGACCAACTGTCGTCGTTCGCGTCGGAAGTGACGCGGGTGGCGCGAGAGGTCGGCACCGAGGGTAAGCTGGGCGGCCAGGCCAACGTGTCCGGCGTCGCCGGCACGTGGAAGGACTTGACCGAGAACGTCAACCAGCTGGCGGCGAACCTGACCAACCAGGTGCGCGCGATCGCCGAGGTGGCGACGGCGGTAACGCGCGGCGACTTGTCGCGCTCCATCCAGGTGGAGGCGCGCGGCGAGGTGTCCTACCTGAAGGACAACATCAACGAGATGATCCGCAACCTGAAGGACACGACACTAAAGAACGCGCAGCAGGATTGGCTCAAGACCAATCTGGCGCGCTTCACCCGGCTGCTGCAGGGCCAGCGCGACTTGCAGGCCGTGACCAAGCTGATTCTGTCGGAGCTGGCGCCGCTGGTGTCGGCCCACCACGGCGTGTTCTACATGATGGACTCGCAGGAATCGGACGCCCGCCTGCGCATGATCGCCAGCTACGGCTACCGTTCCAGCCGCAAGCTGCCGACTTCCTTCCTGCCCGGCGAAGGCCTGGTGGGCCAGTGCGCGCTGGAGAAGGTGCGCATCTGGCTGACCGACGTGCCGCGCGATTACATCGTCGTCTCGTCGGGCCTGGGCGCGGCGCCGCCGACCAACATCGTCGTGCTGCCTATCCTGTTCGAGCAGCAGGTCAAGGCCGTCATCGAGATCGCCTCGCTGGACCGCTTCACCGAAACCCACCTGTCCTTCCTCGACCAGCTGATGGAATCGATCGGCGTAGTGCTCAACACCATCGAGGCGAACAGCCGCACCGAATCGCTGCTGACGCAATCGCAGTCGCTGGCGCAGGAACTGCAACAGACCAACCAGGAACTGGCCGAAAAAGCCCGCCTGCTGTCGGAGCAGAACATCGAGGTGGAACGCAAGAACCGCGAGGTGGAACAGGCCAAACTGGCGCTGGAGGAAAAAGCGACCCAGCTGGCGCTGTCGTCCAAGTACAAATCCGAGTTCCTGGCCAATATGTCGCACGAGCTGCGCACGCCATTGAATTCGCTGCTGATCCTGGCGCAGCAACTGGGCGACAACCCGGACGGCAACCTGTCGGGCAAGCAGGTGGAATTCGCCAAGACCATCCACGGCTCCGGCTCCGACCTGCTTACCCTGATTAACGACATTCTGGACCTGTCGAAGATCGAATCGGGCACGGTGACCCTGGACGTCTCCGAATACCGCTTCCAGAATCTGCGCAACTACGTCGACCGCACCTTCCGCCACATGGCCGAAGCCAAGCATCTGGGCTTCTCGGTCGACCTGCGCGAAAACCTGCCGACCGCGATGATGACCGACACCACGCGTTTGCAGCAGGTGCTGAAAAACCTGCTGTCGAACGCGTTCAAGTTCACCACGCACGGCCAGGTCTCGCTGGTCATCAGTCTTGTCAACAGCGGCTTCTCCAACGACCACCCTAACCTGATCCACGCCGACGCGGTGCTGGCCTTCGCCGTCAGCGACACCGGCGTCGGCATCGCCGCCGACAAGCTGCAGCTGATTTTCGAGGCATTCCAGCAGGCCGACGGTTCGACCGCCCGCAAATACGGCGGCACGGGCCTGGGCCTGTCGATCTCGCGCGAGCTGGCGCGGCTCCTGGGCGGTGAAATCCGCGTCGAATCGGTGGTCGGCAACGGCTCCACATTCACGCTGTTCCTGCCTTACAACCGCGCGGGCTTCATCAACTACGACATGGGCCGCCAGCCGCAGGTGCGCCTGCCGATGCCGGCCATGCCGGCGCCGAACATCGTCTACTCCGCGCCGCACTACAGCGAGTTGTCGATGCCGGAGCACGATAGCGCCGCCGCGGCAGCCAGCGAGCTCGATGCCGACATCAGCGAATACAGCACCAGCGACGATCGCGGCCTGGTGGCGCCGGGCGACCCGTCGGTGCTGATCATCGAGGACGACGAACGCTTCGCCAAGATCGTGCTGGGCTTCGCGCGCGAGAAGAACTTCAAGGGCGTCGTCACCATGCAGGGCGATTCCGCCCTGAGCCTGGCGCGCGACTACCTGCCGTCGGCCATCCTGCTCGACCTGGACCTGCCGGACATCGACGGCTTCACGGTGCTCGACCGCCTCAAACGCGACCCGAGCACGCGCCACATCCCCGTGCATGTGATGTCCAGCCTGCGGGAACGCGAGCGCGCGCTGCGCCTGGGCGCCATCTCCTACCTGAACAAGCCGGTCAGCAAGGCCACGCTGCAGGAGGAATTCGCGCGGATACAGAAATTCCTGTTGGGCGGAAAACGCAGCCTGCTGGTGGTGGACGACGAGCCGGCGCAGCGCGACTCCATCGTCGCGCTGATCGGCGACGCCGACCTCCACATCGTCGCCGTCGACACCGGCAAGGCCGCGCTGGAAGCGCTGCGCGAACAGCGCTTCGACTGCATGGTGCTCGACCTGACCTTGCCGGACATTTCCGGCTTCGACCTGCTCGACATCATCGGCAAGGACGAATCGCTGCGCGACCTGCCGATCGTCATCAACACCGCCAAGGACTTGAACCGCAAGGAAGTGGCCAAGCTCAAACGCTACGCCAAGACCATCGTCATCAAGGATGCGCGTTCGCCGGAACGCCTGCTCGACGAGACGGCGCTGTTCCTGCACCGCTCCCAGGCCAGCCTGCCGGAGGCGCAACGCCGCATGCTCGAGGAAATCCACGCGGCCGATGGCGGCCTGGCGGGGCGCAAGGTATTGATCGTCGATGATGACCTGCGCAACATCTTCGCGCTGTCGTCGCTGCTGGAGCGCCAGCAGATGCAGGTGTCGTTCGCCGAAAATGGCCGCGACGGCATCGAGGTGCTGGAAAAAGATCCGACCATCGAGATCGTCCTGATGGACATCATGATGCCGGAGATGGACGGCTACGACACCATGCGCGCGATCCGGCGCATCCCCAAGTTCAAATCGCTGCCGATCATCACGTTGACCGCCAAGGCGATGAAGGGCGACCGGGATAAATGTATCGCCGCCGGCGCGTCCGACTACATCACCAAGCCGGTGGACGTGGCGCAACTGCTGTCGCTGATGCGGGTGTGGCTGCACTGA
- a CDS encoding EAL domain-containing protein, which translates to MQIPKVLLVNDDPASLYALESLLTNAVEQQIYELITAASGKEALRHVLLHEFAVILLDVSMPGMDGFETAEAIHSHPRSASVPIIFITAHYADEMNRLRAYQAGAADYLFTPVIPQILQAKVAVFVDMAVKNMQLQSKTEELVRLNQDLRVQRMQDLQRINGELELEIKERKVAEQRAHDLSTRDVLTNLVNRRALIQHLEHAVAVSDRNGIGFALLFLDLDKFKQVNDNYGHEAGDELLRQVSARLSAAVRVADIVARLGGDEFVVLIEGRAASANAARVARKIEMACALPFEIGGHRLKTAASIGIALYPQDGANAQLLMKHADTAMYHAKQNPAAPVQFFHEGLNVRERERTQWTVELHKAMSGGELELRYQPQIEIRSGRTVAAEARLYWHHPDRGVLDASQFLPHVQDRVLLDRIDVWVIAQACSQSALWQRAVTGDDAKTAGPLCIWINLATPQLHGELLQVLLPAMRMHGLAPGSIGVELNEKLLQGAAGPLEQVLAQLQAAGVRGALDDFGSARSSLAACKRWQLDVLKIDPVFIHAIGNDQGGTDIVAAVIHLARALSMRVVALGVDQRQQLDVLRKLRCDNCQGELFAPPQPAGEVLRHVAPGAPFPASTPLTTTHSLLNNED; encoded by the coding sequence GTGCAGATCCCAAAAGTTCTTCTCGTCAACGACGATCCGGCAAGCTTGTACGCGCTGGAAAGCTTGCTCACAAATGCGGTCGAACAGCAGATATACGAGCTGATCACCGCAGCGTCGGGCAAGGAGGCGCTACGCCATGTGCTGCTGCACGAGTTCGCCGTGATCTTGCTCGACGTCAGCATGCCGGGCATGGACGGTTTCGAAACCGCCGAGGCGATCCACTCGCATCCGCGCTCGGCCAGCGTGCCGATCATCTTCATCACCGCCCACTACGCCGACGAAATGAACCGGCTGCGGGCCTACCAGGCCGGCGCCGCCGATTACCTGTTTACGCCGGTGATTCCGCAGATCCTGCAGGCCAAGGTCGCGGTGTTCGTCGACATGGCGGTGAAGAACATGCAATTGCAAAGCAAGACCGAGGAGCTGGTGCGCCTCAACCAGGATTTGCGCGTGCAGCGCATGCAGGATCTGCAGCGCATCAACGGCGAGCTGGAACTGGAGATCAAGGAGCGCAAGGTCGCCGAGCAGCGCGCGCACGACCTGTCCACGCGCGACGTGCTGACCAATCTGGTCAACCGCCGCGCGCTGATCCAGCACCTGGAGCACGCCGTCGCCGTCTCGGACCGCAACGGCATCGGCTTCGCGCTGCTGTTCCTGGACCTCGACAAATTCAAGCAGGTCAACGACAACTACGGCCATGAAGCCGGCGACGAGCTGCTGCGCCAGGTGTCGGCGCGCTTGTCGGCGGCGGTGCGCGTGGCCGACATCGTCGCGCGGCTCGGCGGCGACGAATTCGTGGTGCTGATCGAAGGGCGCGCCGCCTCGGCCAACGCCGCCCGGGTGGCGCGCAAGATCGAGATGGCCTGCGCCCTGCCGTTCGAGATCGGCGGCCACCGCCTGAAAACGGCGGCCAGCATCGGCATCGCCCTCTACCCGCAGGACGGCGCCAACGCACAACTGCTGATGAAGCACGCCGACACCGCGATGTACCACGCGAAGCAGAATCCGGCGGCGCCGGTGCAGTTCTTCCACGAGGGCCTGAATGTGCGCGAGCGCGAACGCACGCAATGGACGGTGGAGCTGCACAAGGCGATGAGCGGAGGTGAACTGGAATTGCGCTACCAGCCGCAAATCGAGATCCGCAGCGGCCGCACCGTTGCCGCCGAGGCGCGGCTGTACTGGCATCATCCCGACCGCGGCGTACTCGATGCGTCGCAGTTTCTGCCGCACGTACAGGACCGCGTGCTGCTGGACCGGATCGACGTCTGGGTCATCGCCCAAGCCTGCTCGCAGTCGGCGCTGTGGCAGCGGGCGGTGACGGGCGACGACGCCAAAACGGCCGGTCCGCTGTGCATCTGGATCAACCTGGCCACGCCGCAGCTGCATGGAGAGCTGCTGCAGGTGCTGCTGCCGGCGATGCGCATGCATGGCCTCGCGCCGGGCAGCATCGGCGTCGAGCTCAATGAAAAGCTGCTGCAGGGAGCCGCCGGGCCGCTCGAACAGGTGCTGGCCCAGCTGCAGGCGGCCGGCGTGCGCGGCGCGCTGGACGATTTCGGCAGCGCGCGCTCGTCGCTGGCCGCCTGCAAGCGCTGGCAGCTCGACGTGCTGAAGATAGACCCGGTGTTCATCCACGCCATCGGCAACGACCAGGGTGGCACCGACATCGTCGCCGCCGTGATCCACCTCGCGCGCGCGCTGTCGATGCGCGTCGTGGCGCTGGGCGTGGACCAGCGCCAGCAACTCGACGTACTGCGCAAACTGCGCTGCGATAACTGCCAGGGCGAGCTCTTTGCGCCGCCGCAGCCGGCCGGCGAGGTGCTGCGGCACGTCGCGCCGGGCGCGCCCTTCCCCGCTTCCACCCCTTTAACCACCACCCACTCCCTCCTGAACAACGAGGATTAA